A genomic segment from Epinephelus fuscoguttatus linkage group LG17, E.fuscoguttatus.final_Chr_v1 encodes:
- the fam221a gene encoding protein FAM221A, which translates to MEVVSLDISALQAVDDYWEYKRIVGDDDGGKLFTPEEYEEYKRKVLPQRIKNRLYVSFGVPGGIDCKLIGPETQCFCTHRYKQHKTDFKVVPSERPLALPCQVNGCHCPAYQYIPKIGPNPVRCRCKHLPQDHSEATGHLCKKCSSCSGFQSSFTCGCGQPSSAHQTLVETKLEREARSRPIGRDVPYAAMGGLTGFSSLIDGYLALEASSSDQDREDGCQQRCSASRIKEMSTKASSSARLKCLSLSLS; encoded by the exons ATGGAGGTAGTATCTCTCGATATATCGGCTTTACAAGCAGTGGATGACTACTGGGAGTACAAAAG gATTGTGGGCGATGATGATGGAGGAAAACTGTTCACTCCAGAGGAATATGAGGAGTATAAGAGGAAGGTGCTCCCCCAACGAATAAAAAACAGGCTGTATGTGAGCTTTGGGGTCCCAGGAGGAATCGACTGCAAACTCATTGGTCCTGAGACACAGTGTTTCTGCACACATAG GTACAAGCAGCATAAGACCGACTTTAAAGTGGTTCCCTCTGAGCGACCCCTGGCCCTACCCTGCCAGGTCAATGGATGTCACTGTCCTGCCTACCAGTATATTCCCAAAATTGGGCCAAACCCTGTCCGCTGCAGGTGTAAACACTTACCTCAGGATCACAGTGAAGCTACTGGCCATTTGTGCAAAAAGT GCAGTTCCTGTTCTGGGTTCCAGAGCTCCTTCACCTGCGGGTGCGGCCAGCCCAGCTCTGCCCATCAGACCCTG GTTGAGACAAAGCTAGAGAGGGAGGCACGCAGTCGGCCCATTGGCAGGGATGTCCCATATGCTGCCATGGGGGGACTGACAGGGTTCAGCTCCTTGATCGATGGTTACCTCGCTTTGGAAGCCAGCAGCTCAG ATCAAGACAGAGAAGATGGCTGCCAGCAGAGATGCTCTGCATCAAGGATCAAAGAAATGTCTACTAAAGCATCCAGCTCCGCTCGCT